One window from the genome of Emys orbicularis isolate rEmyOrb1 chromosome 10, rEmyOrb1.hap1, whole genome shotgun sequence encodes:
- the B9D1 gene encoding B9 domain-containing protein 1, translated as MAAAAAAAAPTVFLLMVNGQIESAQFPAFDDLYCKYCFVYGHDWAPTTGLEEGISQITSKNRDAQQALVWNFPIDITFKSTNPSGWPQIVVSVYGPDLFGNDVIRGYGAVHVPFTPGSHRRTIPMFVPESTSKLQKITSWLMGRHPEFTDPKVVAQGEGREVITVRSQGFVTISFNVVTKDMKKLGYDVSPSDMQNPSVVSLTDGIHNH; from the exons AtggcagcagccgccgccgccgcagcccccACCGTCTTCCTGCTCATGGTGAACGGGCAGATCGAGAGCGCCCAG TTCCCAGCGTTTGACGATCTCTACTGCAAGTACTGCTTCGTCTACGGCCACGACTGGGCCCCCACCACG GGTTTGGAAGAGGGAATATCTCAGATCACCTCTAAAAACAGAGATGCACAGCAAGCCCTTGTGTGGAATTTTCCAATTGACATCACCTTTAAAAGTACCAACCCCTCTGGCT GGCCACAAATAGTGGTAAGTGTCTATGGACCTGATCTTTTTGGAAATGATGTCATCCGAGGTTATGGAGCTGTTCATGTTCCGTTCACACCTGGAAG TCATAGAAGAACCATTCCTATGTTTGTTCCAGAATCCACGTCTAAGCTGCAAAAAATTACAAG TTGGCTTATGGGAAGACATCCAGAGTTCACTGACCCAAAAGTGGTAGCGCAGGGAGAAGGCCGAGAAG TGATCACGGTGCGATCCCAAGGCTTCGTGACCATTTCCTTCAATGTGGTGACTAAAGACATGAAGAAACTGGGCTATGACGTAAGCCCATCAGACATGCAGAACCCTTCAGTGGTGTCTCTTACAGATGGGATTCATAACCATTGA